GTTTACAGTGCAAATTTTTCCACTCATTTGGACCATTTGCGGGAGGTGCTGAAAATTTTACAACTTCATAACTTGGTTGTCAATCGAAAGAAATGTCATTTTGGACAACCAACAACTGGAGTATCTAGGACATATTATCTCCGCAGGTGGAGTCTCAACAGATCCTGCCAAAATAACAAGCATGGTTAATTGGCCAAGTCCCAAAGATGTTAAAGGTTTGCGGGGAGTTTTGGGACTCACCGGTTACTATAGACTATGGGAAAATAGACAGGCCGCTCACACAATTGTTAAAGAAAGATGCTTTTTGTTGGAATAAAGAAGCCCAGATACCTCTCTTAAGAAGGCTATGGTCACTTTGCCGGTTTTGGCACTACCGGATTTTAACAAGGTGTTCGTCGTTGATACAGATGCTGCAGGATTAGGGATTGGTGCTGTCCTAATGCAAGAAGAACATCCCATTGCTTTTCTTAGCCAAGGACTTTCTATTCGAGCTCAATCTAAAATCTGTTTACGAGAGGTAGTTAATGGCTATTGTTTTTGGTGTACAAAAGTGGCGTCAGTACCTGATGGGTCGATATTTCATTATACGAACAAATCAACGAAATCTCCAATTTCTCATGGACCAACATGCTATGGCGGAGGAACAACAAAAATGGGTCCTcaagttgatgggttttgatttTGAGGTTCAATATCGCCCAAGTTGTGAAAATAAGGCCACTGACGCCTTGTCGCGCCAATTTCATTTCATGGCTTTTTCTGTTTTACACAGTAGTACCTTAGATGATCTTTCCACAGAAATTCAACAAGACGATCAACTCCGTCAATTGACACAAGATTTGCTTCAAGACCCGGCTTCACGACCGAATTATGTTCTAAGAAATGGCTGCCTATTTTTCAAAAGTAGGCTGGTGATTCACCGATCGTCATTACACATTCCTACGCTTCTTAGGGAATTTCATTCCTCACCTACAGGTGGTCACTCAGGCTTTTTCCGGACATACAAGCGCATTTCACAAGTGTTGTATTGGAATGGAACAAAAGGGATGTATAGAACTTTGTGGCTAGTTGTGAAGTTTGCAAGCAGAACAAGTATGAAGAACTTAGTCCTGCTGGTTTGCTACAACCATTACCTATTCCTACTCAAGTTTGGGACGATATTGCTATGGATTTCATCAGCGGATTACCAAAAGCAATGGGACATGATACTATACTTGTTGTGGTGGACAGTTTCACTAAATATAGCCattttcttctcttatctcatcCATATACAACAAAGAGTGTTGCTGAACTATTTGTTCATGAGGTCATACGTTTGCATGGTTTTCCCAAGTCTATTGTTTCAGACCGAGGTCGGGTTTTTGTCAGCCAATTTCGGCAAGAATTATTCAAGTTGTCCGGTACTAGCCTCAATTGAGCTCAGGTTATCACCCTCAAACAGATGGTCAAACTGAGGTTGTCAACCGCTCTGTGGAGGCTTACGTTGTTTTGCAGGGGCACGTCCAAAACAATGGCCAAGATGGATTCCTTGGGCTGAATTTTGGTTCAATACCACTTAACATGGTTCCACCAAGATGACCCCTTTTAAAGCTTTATATGTGCGAGATCCTCCCTCTTTGCTATGGTTCAATGATGAAATTTCTGCTATTGAAGAGGACAACCAGAAACTTGCCGCTCGCAACACTATTTTACATGAACTCAAAGCTAATCTGACCCATGCCCAAGCTCAAATCAAAGCTTATGTGGATGCTAAGCGTCGTGAAGTTGTGTTTCAGCCTGGTGATTTGGTTTATCTTCGCATTCAACCTTTCAAGTTGCGCTCACTTGCTGAAAAGGTTAATCAGAAGCTAAGTCCTCGTTATTATGGGCCACATACTGTCTTGAATAAAATTGGTGAAGTTGCTTATCGCCTCGATTTACCCCCTCATTCACGGGTGCATCCCGTATTTCATGTTTCTTGACTAAAGCGTGATGTGAAGGATTCTGCTCCAGTTCAGCAGCTACCTCCTTTCTTATCCGAAGAACTTGAAATGCAAGCGCAACCTGAAGGTGTAGTAGACAGTTGGACACTCTTGAATGGCTCCCAAGAGGTTTTGATTAAGTGGAAGGACTTACCAGACTTTGAGAACACTTGGGAATCCTATGAAGTCATTGATGCACAGTTTCCTCATTTTCACCGTAAGGACAAGGTGAAACTCGTTGGGGTGGGTATTGTTAGACCTGCTGTCACTAGGGTCTATAACCGTAGGAAAAACGGTGAAAATAAGACTTAATTGTAAAcgttttattaattaattattatatgtatgtatttctAGCAGTTACCTAGCAGTTTAGGCACTTATTATATGTTATATTGTACTAAGAAGAAGGAAAGATAGTCAGTTTTTTCTGTAGGATTTTCTTTGGCAGATTTAGAGGTTCAGGTTCCTCAAAATACCTTGGTTGTTAGATGTAATTAAGTTCTTTCTCTATTTGTAAAACTTATTCTATTTGTTGGCAGTAAATAATAGTTGAAGTGTTGCTCTTATTTCTGTGTTGTGTTTGGAAGTCCACAAATTAAGGTTAGCAAGGTTTCTGGGTTCCTAACAGACTTAAATCATTTTTGGGGCTTCAATAACTCGCTGAATTTTGTTTGGCAGACACTTCATATTTCGGTAACTTGTGCATCACCCAAATGCTACTGAGAATAAAATACTCTAtactgaattaaaaaaaaaaatagtataatttgCAAGGATAAATAAGGGAAGTCATGTGTGAAGTGGCTTGCTTAATGCACGACCGATAGCGAGGTGATAATGGAGATAATATTGCAACTATCTTGCGTGAAATGCAGTTCATGAGAGCTAAAAACTTATTTAGCAAAGCACAAcaattttatatattttatttttttttgattaagcaccgggtgtccgggtctctttgagccccgactaatcccgggggtgcacaggccctcggcaaggagtttcccgcaagtgcaccacgggtaattcagggttttaccccagtccaatggccctcagaaattgtttgcacccagtgggtttcgaacttgagacctacAACAATTTTATATATTGACAACTCAGTATGTACTCAAACAAGATAATCGGTTATCCTTTTCTTAGATTTTTCTCACACTGATTAGGATGCGACAAATAACAATGGGTGGTTGCAACTGAATATGTGCTTAGACAACCCAAGTGAAGATAAATCATCCATCAGGTCGTCGGCACATAATCTCCTCACCTTTAAGCAAAGAGTTAATAGCATCAATTTGAAGAACTTTTAGCCTGTTCTCTTCTCTCTATGATGAGATGAAGAATAAAACTCATCCCAACCAAGAGGGAAAGGCATGTGCAAGCACAGAGAACATAGTAATCATTAATTCCTCTACTCCTCACTACTACTGTTGCTTAAAGTCACATGATCGCTTTAAAACAAAAGCCTTTTTTTGTGTCCTGCACAATGGTAAACCACTGCAAAGACATGATGCACCTAAATAAGTACAATGTCATATGATTTCCCTAGAACAAAAAGGCTTTTCTCTGTGCCCTGGACAGCGGTTTTGATAAACCACCGTAAAAGCATGGCGCGCCTATATAAATACAATTTGCAGATGATACAAGTTACAATAAAGTAGATGAGGTAAGGGGGAAAATGCACTGAAAGGAAAAGATGGCACGTGTTAAACCAAATGAGTTGTGGAATTGGGGGAGAAGGTATGTGCATGCTAACAAAGACAAGATTTGATTACTAACATGGGAGGAAACGAAAATTAAATGAAAAAATTGTGATGTCTAAAAGTGACGCAAAGCAGGAATCAGTGTGATGTGAAGAATATGTTCCCCACAGGAGAAAGATTGCCAAAGGCCTTAGCTTCTAAATTCACCAGCTAATCCATTAATATTATAATTCAGGGAGCAAATAGTATAGCTAGTAAGCCAGACCTATCAAGCCAGAGAACtatgcaacaacaacaatatacccagtgtagtcccacaagtgggttctGGGGAGGGTGGAGAGTACGCAGAATCAAGCCAAAGAAGTATATATAACATAAATATCAGATGATTTCAATCAAAATTGTATTAAGGCGCTACTTCATCCGAAAACAGGAGAGATCCCCAAATGATAAATAGCTAAATTGACTAGAGGTAAGAAGATACCTAAGGAGGATCAGTGTTTGGCGTGTTGTTTGTGTTCAAGGTGGCGACGCTCTTCAGGAAGGGCAACGAGGTAGGAGAAAGCCATGCCTCCGAAGCAGACATGGTAGACTGGATCAACAGAACTGGTTTGGATGTATTTGGCATGGTAATTATCCAATCCCCTCTTCACAGCACTCTTCGCGTAACCAACAGACATCATCGGCTTCAGGTAACTCCCAACCTCCTTCACTCTCATGCCCTTTATCTCGTTGTAGAAGTTTCTCATCGCCATCCCTCCCCTGAGATTTTCGCTTAGATCTCAAGCCCTAACCCTAGAAATGAAGATTTCTGCTTTCCCTCCGTTTGGATCAAGTGTTGCCAGAAAACGATCAAAGTGGTCCTCGACGTAAGAGTGTATGGACTTATATATACCGCCTAATCGAAATGATCCTCGATACATTGAAAAACTGATCATTTTAGTTTGAGATAAAAGTGTCAAAAACACATCCCAACTATCAccgtttttttttagtttcatacctaaacgtTGAGAAAATTActtaaactatcactatctaatttacaaaacacacctcaaattattcttgaatggcaTGTGATCTACAATCACGATCTAGCTAGAGGgtcatgacaggtacccggagctagcataCCGAGCACCACCTGTCAGACTTATCCTCAAACacaacctgaacatacaccatTTCCAACACAAGCCTTTCATGAAATGATCTCCAATTACTCCTCCAAAATAAACATGTATgtacaagcccacgaggctacaaaatgatacacaacaTAGCCACTAAGAGATCACGTAACACCTACTACCCACacgtatgtatctacgagcctctactagaatactgaaatcacaaggacgggacaggaccccgtcatactcaaaatatgtacacaaaagaatataccaataaacagcaactccggagtagtggagtgctctggCAAATTTGCTGAATAAAGCTCCTAAGTGTCTgtgccatctccctgtctacctacgggcatgaacgcagagtccataaaaaaaaggacgtcagtacgaatattcataacatataattCTTAAATCTGAACGGTGAAGTTTATGTTTATGTATGCTTAGGCACGAGGCCACATAATTGTGCGCTTATATATGGGCCCGAGGCCACAACTATATACGATTATATGGGCCCAAGGCCatagttatatatataattatatgggCCCAAGGCCACGGTTACATACAATTAATTATATAGGCCCGAGGCCACAATTATGAACTCTTATAAACAGATTATTTCCCCATATTCAGTAGGGGGTACTTATGATTATGATTTGCACGTTCAGTTCAGTTATCCTTATGTTCCAACTTACAGTTACGGTTTCAGTTTCGTATTACTTAATGTATCCATATTATTAATTTGGGTGCCCATTCCCCAAGCACCCCACAACTATTTATTCTTTCAGttggttttacatacaagtacaattcaaatATACTTACGTCTCTTTTGCTCGGGCCCTGCATTTGACGATGCAGGCATTGATTTACAGGACGGCGGATCCGTTCGTTAGGACATCATCCTAtcagctagttggtgagccccacttACTTCAGGATGTTGTCTTTACTTCCAGTAGTCATGTCATGTTAGACATCCAGGTATGTTGGAGGCCGTATCCCAACAACAATTCAGTATTTCAGACtcgtgtcagaggtttcatagactagtcagtatgTCATATTGGGTATTCAGTTATGATCAGCCTTATGGGCTACACTATCATGTTTTCAGACTATCTCAGTACTTATATTTTGAAACAGTATTTTCAGTATTATTATGATGTCACATGTTTTATTTAGACTATTCATGTTTGAacttatattccgcatcagtaaATGTCTTATGTTGATTTAGCAaatcatgtggttcgctcggtcacatgcagtcagacaCCAAGTATCGTGTTACGTCCAGACTCAAGTTCAGGGCGTGACAGAAGATTTCAATCTTCTTTTCAAAAACCAACTCATCTTGATATTCTACAATATCAAGTGCATACGGGAAAACCCGCGAGTCGCCGAAATCCTATAGTATTCTTTCACCCTAACCAACAACTCCTCAACCCACGTACCCTTTTGGGTAAAGTATCTAGGATTTCTAAGCGCAATAATTTTGATGCTCTTAAAAGGAACCCCATGCCTTTTGTAAATAGATAGGATAGAGTTAATCCATTGTGCTCCAAAAAAGAGAGCAACAAGGGTTCTCTCCGTATCGCACTCCTAACATATCATGAAGACACTTATTGTCCAGTCCATTCGATGGCAAAAGCCCACAACCTTTTATGTATGGGTTGAGCCCAGTTATAGGTAGATAATCCAAAGTGGATGGTGATGCTTGAATGTAGGCCCAACACTTTCTCAAAGCTTTAACCCTAACCCTAAATGAGCAAGGCAGCATCCTCGTTTTTCTCTATATAAATAAACACATGGCGCTGCGATTTATTTGAATATATCTCTCATGGCCGAATTCATCGCCCAAACCCTAAATCAAGTCCATAGAAGACATCTATTCTCGTTTGTAAATGTTTAATTAAATGCTAGATTTGTGAATGATTACTAGTATTAGATTTTGGGGATGATGATCAAAGGAATTATACAGTTATCCCTGTCTGATTTATTCAGTGCTGAAAGTTTTCCTTTCATGTCTGACCCATCTCCATTGTTCCTATTTTCCCTTTTTGGGCCAAAGTGCggcaagtgttttttttttcagtgCTGAAATATTTTTTTGAAGCTAAGTTATTACATTTTGTAAAGTAACTTTTCGAATATATTGCCTATGATGACATCTATATAGCAACGAAGATGCTAGTCTTATGACTTAGCTTCAATGCTGATAAATTCCACTGACTAGGACGGTCTGAGGCTTACTACACATTGCATCTTATTGTATATTTCCAGTGATtgctaagttt
The nucleotide sequence above comes from Lycium barbarum isolate Lr01 chromosome 3, ASM1917538v2, whole genome shotgun sequence. Encoded proteins:
- the LOC132633596 gene encoding uncharacterized protein LOC132633596, with the translated sequence MAMRNFYNEIKGMRVKEVGSYLKPMMSVGYAKSAVKRGLDNYHAKYIQTSSVDPVYHVCFGGMAFSYLVALPEERRHLEHKQHAKH